The Ananas comosus cultivar F153 linkage group 2, ASM154086v1, whole genome shotgun sequence genome contains a region encoding:
- the LOC109724888 gene encoding proline-rich receptor-like protein kinase PERK8 → MSRRRAAPRPFRKHGRGFQPDGIDSDITASHRARRPRREAAPPAADPRTPPRSPSSTRSRAARSRSADSTAAVLDSKPRHPRPICLKRLRRAPPSLAASPPRRWTSPATTSASSTTCSPSSPPPTASPSGTSPPASCLRSKSSRPAPSTASRS, encoded by the coding sequence ATGAGCCGCCGTCGCGCCGCTCCTCGTCCTTTCCGCAAGCATGGCCGCGGATTCCAACCCGACGGCATCGACTCCGACATCACCGCGAGCCACCGAGCTCGCCGTCCTCGAcgcgaagccgcgccacccgcggccgatcCGCGGACTCCACCGAGATCGCCATCCTCGACTCGAAGCCGCGCCGCCCGCAGCCGATCCGCGGACTCCACTGCTGCCGTCCTCGACTcaaagccgcgccacccgcggccgatctGCCTGAAGCGCCTCCGCCGAGCTCCACCGAGCCTCGCCGCATCCCCACCGAGGAGGTGGACCTCTCCGGCGACGACCAGCGCTTCGTCTACCACATGCTCGCCTTCTTCGCCGCCTCCGACAGCATCGCCTTCGGGAACCTCGCCTCCTGCTTCATGTCTGAGGTCCAAGTCGTCAAGGCCTGCGCCTTCTACGGCTTCCAGATCGTGA
- the LOC109706776 gene encoding pentatricopeptide repeat-containing protein At2g06000-like, translating to MLLRGAPYPKPLRRLPLPLLLSSSSSSSSSAAAAPPPHPAELWIAKALATAFVLSPSARLGPFGPLLLTPLAASEALRRLPTADSALALFELARSALGVAHSPDAYRFLVGLLCRSGLHGDALKVFDEMASHGHSPDASFLAFVANSCAEAGLLDPCIRLLNRASEFNSRLEPYTVNKVMSLLIARNRIQDAVFLFSEQLNSQLFMPDAWSFNIVIKGLCRIGDIKGAFELFEKMSSFRCSPDTVTHNILVDGLCRAEQVDRGHEMLQRIRMDGTCMPNVVTYTSVISGYCKMGRMEEAFRVFNDMIGLGIKPSRVTYNVLIDGYGKAGDMPSAASVYERMALCGCPPDVVTITSLIDGHCRNGQLDDALKLWNEMGQRELRPNIYTFATMINFLCKKNRLGEAQVLLKELNERTDIIPRAFVYNPIIDGLCKVGNVDEANSIMLEMERKKCFPDKYTYTILIIGHCMKGRISEAIAIFEKMVATGCAHDGVTISCLVTCLLKAGMPNKVESIMLIASGSSPRLDTSSVQDSPLSVRKSADISVAV from the coding sequence ATGCTTCTCCGCGGAGCACCCTATCCTAaacccctccgccgcctcccccttcccctcctcctctcctcctcctcctcctcctcctcctccgccgcggcggcgccgccgccgcaccccgCCGAGCTCTGGATCGCCAAAGCCCTAGCCACCGCCTTCGTCCTCTCCCCATCGGCGCGCCTCGGCCCGTTCGGGCCCCTCCTCCTCACCCCCCTCGCCGCGTCCGAggccctccgccgcctccccaCCGCGGACTCAGCCCTAGCCCTCTTCGAGCTCGCGCGCTCCGCCCTCGGGGTCGCCCACTCGCCCGACGCCTACCGGTTCCTCGTCGGCCTACTCTGCCGATCGGGGCTCCACGGCGATGCCCTgaaggtgttcgacgaaatggcGAGCCACGGCCATTCCCCCGACGCGTCCTTTCTCGCTTTCGTAGCCAATTCCTGCGCTGAAGCCGGTCTCCTTGATCCTTGTATTCGATTGCTCAACAGAGCTTCGGAGTTCAATTCCCGGCTAGAACCTTATACTGTTAACAAGGTGATGAGTCTTTTGATAGCAAGGAACCGAATCCAAGATGCTGTCTTTCTGTTCAGCGAGCAGTTAAATTCGCAGCTTTTCATGCCGGATGCATGGAGCTTTAATATAGTCATAAAGGGTCTTTGTAGAATAGGAGATATTAAGGGGGCATTTGAGCTCTTCGAAAAAATGAGCTCTTTTAGGTGCTCGCCGGATACGGTTACCCATAATATCCTCGTTGATGGGTTGTGTAGAGCTGAGCAGGTAGATAGGGGGCATGAAATGTTGCAGCGGATTCGGATGGATGGCACTTGCATGCCGAATGTCGTGACGTACACTTCGGTTATTTCTGGCTATTGCAAGATGGGTAGGATGGAGGAAGCATTTAGGGTTTTCAATGACATGATTGGTTTAGGGATAAAGCCCAGTAGGGTAACGTACAATGTGCTTATTGATGGCTATGGTAAAGCAGGCGACATGCCGTCGGCTGCTTCGGTGTATGAGAGGATGGCTCTTTGCGGGTGTCCTCCTGATGTTGTGACGATTACTTCTTTGATCGATGGGCACTGTCGAAATGGGCAGCTGGATGATGCATTGAAGCTCTGGAATGAGATGGGTCAGCGAGAGCTTCGGCCAAATATATACACCTTTGCCACCATGATAAATTTCCTGTGCAAGAAGAATAGACTAGGCGAGGCCCAGGTTCTTTTAAAGGAACTGAATGAGAGGACTGATATAATACCGCGTGCTTTTGTGTACAATCCCATAATCGATGGGCTTTGCAAGGTGGGAAATGTGGATGAGGCAAATTCTATAATGCTTGAAATGGAAAGAAAGAAATGCTTCCCTGACAAGTACACGTATACGATATTGATCATTGGACATTGCATGAAGGGAAGAATTTCGGAAGCCATCGCCATTTTTGAGAAGATGGTGGCTACCGGCTGTGCGCATGATGGTGTGACGATTAGTTGTTTGGTTACTTGTCTTTTGAAGGCTGGAATGCCTAATAAGGTGGAAAGCATAATGCTTATTGCATCCGGAAGCAGTCCAAGATTGGATACATCATCTGTGCAGGACAGTCCATTGTCTGTGAGAAAAAGCGCAGATATTTCAGTGGCTGTATAA